ATGCCGTTAAAAAGAAGCTAAAAGAGCTATTCGAAACACGCTATCCCTCTTTGCCCACACCGGAAGAGACATAGCAGAGAAATCCAGTTTCTGGGGGTCGGGGTTCCCCCTCCCCCCAGAAACACTACACCCCAACCCGTAACCCCGGGGAGGTACTTCTACTCTCTTACACAAACTTCTTGACGCTACCGCCCTGCGGAGGCGTGCGGTCCAAATGTAATCGAAAAACCGATTACATTCGCCCCTGCGGAGGCGTGCGGTCCAAATGTAATCGAAAAACCGATTACATTCGGCCCTGCGGAGGCGCGCGGTCCAAATGTAATCGAAAAACCGATTACATCGGTGCGACCCCCTTATCCCGGAGTCCTCCGTATCAAATCGGTACTTGTCGTAGCTATGCTCTTTATTTCGCTTTTTCTCTCGGCCAGAAGAAGCGGGAGCGGTCTTCTAGAGTCAGGACCCACTCCGCAAAGGTAGCTGGCGGCATGTTCCGAAGGCTCGTATGCATTCTGCGATTGTTGTAAAAGTCCATGTACCGGTCCACGGCTTCATAGGCCTCTTCGAAGGTGTCGAAGGCCTCTTTTCGGAACAAATCCCGGTCGATATTGCTGTGGAACGATTCAATAAAAGCATTTAAATCTGGCGTTCGAGGCGGAATGCGTTCATGGGTCATTTCCCAGCTTTCACACATGTCGCCAAACAGGTGGCTGACGAACTGTGGGCCGTTGTCGGTGCGGATCACCGGGCGTGCGCTGCCAGGGGCGCAGTGTTGCTCCATGGGGCGTCCCAGCGTCTGGCAGGCGTGCTTGGCCTCACATGACGCTCCGCGGTGGTAGCCGACGATGACACGGGTAAACACATCGATAATGCTCAGGACAAAGAAATGCCGGTCCCGGCCCGCCACGTACCCATACTTAATGTCCATCTGCCAGAGCTGGCCTGCTCCGGTAATGACCCGGTTCTCCGGCAGCTTCCGGGGATGCTTAAAGCGTTTGTGGCGCTGCGGCTGCAGGATATCCAGCGCCTGGCACAGCCGGTAGCTTTTCTTGTGATTGAGCCTCAGCCCGCGCTGGTTCCACAAGCACTTGGCCAGCAGTTTGTATCCGTACACATGCTCTTCTCCAGCGATTAATTCCAGCAGCCATTCCTGGATTTCCTCGTCGCTAATCTTCTCTCCAGACTCGGTCAGGGAGTAGCCGGGTACGGGTCTTCCGCGTCCCTGAGGTACGGCCTGTGCCTCCTGCTTCTTGCGTTTCTTACGGTCGTAATACGTAGACTCTGCGAGCCCCACGAGACGGAGTACCAACGCTGCGGTATTCCCCTGCTTAATGAACATGTCGGCTACCTCGATTTTTTCGGATAAGCAGGGGTTGGCTTTTTTAGCAGTTCACGCAGAATTTCGATCTCTAGCTCCTTTTCGCCGAGGATCCTGACCGCCTTCTCGTATTTCTGCTCCACGTCCAGGAGGCGCTTCAATTCCTCCACCTGCTCCTGGGGATACGGATGCTCTTGTTCCCCATGGGCTTCGCGGTAATCTCTCACCCACTGATTCACCGTCGATGGGGTCACCCCATACTTTCGGGCAACCACCGCTGCCTTAATGCCAGACAACACCTCTTGCGCGGCTTTCTCTCTTGTTCCTGTTAAGTGTCCCATACCGTTCATCCTCCTCCTGTTTCTAGTCTACATTTTTGTGGGGGAGGACTCCAACTTCTTTAGGGGGCTGTGGAGACATTCGGCCCTGCGGAGGCGCATGGTCCAAATGTAATCGAAAAACCGATTACATTCGGCCCTGTGGAGGCGTGCGGTCCAAATGTAATCGAAAAACCGATTACATTCGCCCCTGCGGAGGCGCATGGTCCAAATGTAATCGAAAAACCGATTACATTCGCCCCTGCGGAGGCGCGCGGTCCAAATGTAATCGAAAAACCGA
The window above is part of the Paenibacillus sp. FSL H8-0048 genome. Proteins encoded here:
- a CDS encoding IS3 family transposase, with protein sequence MFIKQGNTAALVLRLVGLAESTYYDRKKRKKQEAQAVPQGRGRPVPGYSLTESGEKISDEEIQEWLLELIAGEEHVYGYKLLAKCLWNQRGLRLNHKKSYRLCQALDILQPQRHKRFKHPRKLPENRVITGAGQLWQMDIKYGYVAGRDRHFFVLSIIDVFTRVIVGYHRGASCEAKHACQTLGRPMEQHCAPGSARPVIRTDNGPQFVSHLFGDMCESWEMTHERIPPRTPDLNAFIESFHSNIDRDLFRKEAFDTFEEAYEAVDRYMDFYNNRRMHTSLRNMPPATFAEWVLTLEDRSRFFWPREKAK
- a CDS encoding helix-turn-helix domain-containing protein; translated protein: MGHLTGTREKAAQEVLSGIKAAVVARKYGVTPSTVNQWVRDYREAHGEQEHPYPQEQVEELKRLLDVEQKYEKAVRILGEKELEIEILRELLKKPTPAYPKKSR